A single Brassica rapa cultivar Chiifu-401-42 chromosome A04, CAAS_Brap_v3.01, whole genome shotgun sequence DNA region contains:
- the LOC103864704 gene encoding piRNA biogenesis protein EXD1 isoform X2, with the protein MASSSPTQRTHVPIPPEPGGGRSLTQDANEPPVPIHIVTEPLQLPADFLNPSPEKKLVIGFDCEGVDLCRHGKLCIMQIAFPNAIYLVDVIQGGEVLMKACKPALESAYITKVIHDCKRDSEALYFQFGIRLHNVVDTQIAFSLIEEQEGRRRPLDDYISFVSLLADPRYCGISYEEKEEVRVLMRQDPKFWTYRPMTELMIRAAADDVRFLLYLYHKMMGKLNQRSLWHLAVRGSLYCRCLCCMNDTDFANWPTVPPLPDNLKIGDQCPEEEILSVLDVPPGKMGRVIGRKGASILAIKEACNAEILIGGAKGPPDKIFVIGPVKEVRKAEAILRGRMIDY; encoded by the exons ATGGCGTCGTCTTCTCCAACTCAGCGTACTCACGTCCCGATCCCTCCCGAGCCAG gaggaggaaggtcACTGACGCAAGATGCTAATGAGCCACCTGTTCCTATTCACATAGTGACAGAGCCTTTGCAACTCCCTGCTGATTTCTTAAACCCTTCTCCTGAAAAGAAGCTGGTCATTGGTTTTGACTGCGAGGGTGTTGACCTTTGCCGTCATGGCAAGCTTTGTATCATGCAG ATTGCATTCCCTAATGCGATATACCTGGTTGATGTCATCCAAGGTGGAGAGGTGCTTATGAAAGCGTGTAAGCCTGCACTCGAGTCTGCTTACATCACAAAAGTCATTCACGATTGCAAACGTGACAGTGAG GCCTTGTACTTTCAGTTTGGGATAAGGTTGCACAATGTTGTGGACACTCAA ATTGCTTTTTCTCTGATAGAAGAACAAGAAGGCAGGAGGAGACCTCTAGATGATTACATATCGTTTGTTTCCCTACTTGCTGATCCACGCTACTGCG GCATATCTtatgaagagaaagaagaagttcGTGTGCTCATGCGGCAG gaCCCAAAGTTCTGGACATACAGGCCAATGACTGAGCTCATGATCCGTGCAGCCGCAGATGATGTCCGCTTCCTTCTGTATCTCTATCACAAAATGATGGGAAAACTGAACCAGCGGTCACTATGGCACCTGGCAGTTCGTGGTTCTTTGTACTGCAGGTGTCTCTGCTGCATGAATGATACTGATTTTGCTAATTGGCCAACTGTCCCGCCGCTTCCAG ATAACTTGAAGATCGGAGATCAATGTCCTGAAGAAGAAATATTGTCAGTGCTTGATGTTCCACCAGGAAAGATGGGACGCGTGATTGGAAGGAAAGGAGCATCTATCCTCGCCATTAAGGAAGCTTGCAA TGCTGAAATTCTAATCGGAGGGGCAAAGGGTCCACCTGACAAG ATATTTGTGATTGGACCGGTGAAGGAGGTGCGTAAGGCGGAGGCGATACTGAGAGGAAGGATGATAGACTATTGA
- the LOC103864704 gene encoding piRNA biogenesis protein EXD1 isoform X1 has translation MASSSPTQRTHVPIPPEPGGGGRSLTQDANEPPVPIHIVTEPLQLPADFLNPSPEKKLVIGFDCEGVDLCRHGKLCIMQIAFPNAIYLVDVIQGGEVLMKACKPALESAYITKVIHDCKRDSEALYFQFGIRLHNVVDTQIAFSLIEEQEGRRRPLDDYISFVSLLADPRYCGISYEEKEEVRVLMRQDPKFWTYRPMTELMIRAAADDVRFLLYLYHKMMGKLNQRSLWHLAVRGSLYCRCLCCMNDTDFANWPTVPPLPDNLKIGDQCPEEEILSVLDVPPGKMGRVIGRKGASILAIKEACNAEILIGGAKGPPDKIFVIGPVKEVRKAEAILRGRMIDY, from the exons ATGGCGTCGTCTTCTCCAACTCAGCGTACTCACGTCCCGATCCCTCCCGAGCCAG gaggaggaggaaggtcACTGACGCAAGATGCTAATGAGCCACCTGTTCCTATTCACATAGTGACAGAGCCTTTGCAACTCCCTGCTGATTTCTTAAACCCTTCTCCTGAAAAGAAGCTGGTCATTGGTTTTGACTGCGAGGGTGTTGACCTTTGCCGTCATGGCAAGCTTTGTATCATGCAG ATTGCATTCCCTAATGCGATATACCTGGTTGATGTCATCCAAGGTGGAGAGGTGCTTATGAAAGCGTGTAAGCCTGCACTCGAGTCTGCTTACATCACAAAAGTCATTCACGATTGCAAACGTGACAGTGAG GCCTTGTACTTTCAGTTTGGGATAAGGTTGCACAATGTTGTGGACACTCAA ATTGCTTTTTCTCTGATAGAAGAACAAGAAGGCAGGAGGAGACCTCTAGATGATTACATATCGTTTGTTTCCCTACTTGCTGATCCACGCTACTGCG GCATATCTtatgaagagaaagaagaagttcGTGTGCTCATGCGGCAG gaCCCAAAGTTCTGGACATACAGGCCAATGACTGAGCTCATGATCCGTGCAGCCGCAGATGATGTCCGCTTCCTTCTGTATCTCTATCACAAAATGATGGGAAAACTGAACCAGCGGTCACTATGGCACCTGGCAGTTCGTGGTTCTTTGTACTGCAGGTGTCTCTGCTGCATGAATGATACTGATTTTGCTAATTGGCCAACTGTCCCGCCGCTTCCAG ATAACTTGAAGATCGGAGATCAATGTCCTGAAGAAGAAATATTGTCAGTGCTTGATGTTCCACCAGGAAAGATGGGACGCGTGATTGGAAGGAAAGGAGCATCTATCCTCGCCATTAAGGAAGCTTGCAA TGCTGAAATTCTAATCGGAGGGGCAAAGGGTCCACCTGACAAG ATATTTGTGATTGGACCGGTGAAGGAGGTGCGTAAGGCGGAGGCGATACTGAGAGGAAGGATGATAGACTATTGA